The genomic interval TTAGCCTGGATATATATGCGGGACGTACCGCATCTCCGGGTAATATATCCGCCAGTAAAGACGGATGAATCGTACTTATACAATTATCACATTCAAGCATCTCTCCATTGCCAATACCAATAGCCTTCAACCGGCGGTTACTGTCAACCTCAACCTTAATTGCGGGGTTGTTATTAAATATATCTACCCCTTCCTGATGCAGCCTTTTCGCATAGGCATCAACAAGCTCGTCTCCTCCGTTAACCAGAGTCTGAGGGGCCCTGTAAAATGAACCCATGACAAGGGCATGTATAAATAACGGAACTTCCCCGGCAGATGTACCGTAAAGATACTGGCCGTACTGGCCAAGAAGGTCCTTTAGGTCTTCTTCAGCGCCCACTGAATCAAGATAGCTGCCTAAGCTTTCATTGTCCTGCGAACTTTTTTCAAAATCAGACCACTCAATATCAAAATTAACAAAAGGAGTCGCCTCCATGATGGATTTGACTTTTTCGATATACATGAAGCTCGCTTTTTTGCTCCGGGGAAAATGTGTGCATAATACATCACTCACCCGTTCCAGTCCGCATGGGATTGGTATTATCCGATCGCCTGAGTATATGATGTCAAATCCGTCCCTGTCCATCGGCAATGGCCTTATGTCATCCCTCATACGAAGATAACGCAGGAGAACGGATAATGGACCCGATTCTTCAAACCCGCCGGAATAGTGAAACCCCGGATCACACCATACATTTCCACGCTTGAACCGTCGAAGCAGCGGCGCCATATGGCGATTTTTTTCTACAATTGCTACCCGTTGTCCGTTTTGAGCCAGCACGAGGGCAGACGTCAGACCGGTAATACCTGAGCCTATAACAACAGAATCATACTTCACAAGGATGTTCCTATAAGGAGACAGGAATTAGTGCCTCCGAATCCCGCTGAATTACATAGTATCATCTCTGGTCTTACATCAATCGTTTCCACTGCGATTTTAAGAGGCGGTGTTCCTTCCTCCTGCTCTTCAAAATTAATATTAGGGGCAATAAAACCCTCAAGCCCCATAATGACGGAATAAACAACCTGGGCAGCCCCTGCCATCCACATTTCATGCCCTGTCATCGCCTTTATGGATGAGACCCAAGGAGTAGATGTTCCAAATACATTATGAATAGCATTTGCCTCCATCATATCACCTATTGGCGTGGACGTGGCATGGGCACAGATATAATCCACCTTGTCTGTTGTTAGCTCCGCTCGCCTCAGGCACTCTCTAATGCAGCGCTCAAGGCCTTCGCCTGACGGCACGGACAGTTTGGAACCGTCTGAGCTGAAAGAGTAGGCATGTATAATTCCAAGGATATCAGCCCCCCTTTTCTTTGCGAGGTCGTATCTCTCCAATGCCACTATTGCAGCTCCTCCGCTTGGTATAAGGCCGTCCCTTCCCCTGTCAAAAGGTCGGGATGCCTTTTGCGGGTAATCTTCACGGAGTGAAAAGGCATTCGTGGCGTCAAAGCTTGCTACAGACTCCCAAGTAATTTCCTGAACCCCTCCACAGATCATCCGGTCCTGACGTCCCATGGCAATCAGATCGCTTGCCTGTCCAATGGCGT from Nitrospirota bacterium carries:
- a CDS encoding beta-ketoacyl-[acyl-carrier-protein] synthase family protein, which translates into the protein MHQVAITGIGIVSTLGTGREKVKESLQKGRSGIRSDPHRKDLGFRSALTGFIDDFTHPKLDRKRSRTLTSFGLQAYAAAIEAMETAGWSAEMVQNERTGIIIGNDSSTVANFQQVSITLKEKRTFDIGASLVFQALNSTVSMNLNTILGTRGAAWTLSGACASGGHAIGQASDLIAMGRQDRMICGGVQEITWESVASFDATNAFSLREDYPQKASRPFDRGRDGLIPSGGAAIVALERYDLAKKRGADILGIIHAYSFSSDGSKLSVPSGEGLERCIRECLRRAELTTDKVDYICAHATSTPIGDMMEANAIHNVFGTSTPWVSSIKAMTGHEMWMAGAAQVVYSVIMGLEGFIAPNINFEEQEEGTPPLKIAVETIDVRPEMILCNSAGFGGTNSCLLIGTSL
- a CDS encoding NAD(P)/FAD-dependent oxidoreductase, with protein sequence MKYDSVVIGSGITGLTSALVLAQNGQRVAIVEKNRHMAPLLRRFKRGNVWCDPGFHYSGGFEESGPLSVLLRYLRMRDDIRPLPMDRDGFDIIYSGDRIIPIPCGLERVSDVLCTHFPRSKKASFMYIEKVKSIMEATPFVNFDIEWSDFEKSSQDNESLGSYLDSVGAEEDLKDLLGQYGQYLYGTSAGEVPLFIHALVMGSFYRAPQTLVNGGDELVDAYAKRLHQEGVDIFNNNPAIKVEVDSNRRLKAIGIGNGEMLECDNCISTIHPSLLADILPGDAVRPAYISRLKGLENTNAPFAVYLEVDHLPDKIACSNLYRLGRTRDESF